A window from Thiomonas sp. FB-Cd encodes these proteins:
- a CDS encoding aldo/keto reductase, with amino-acid sequence MQYARLGKTGLTVSRICLGCMTYGIPFRGAHPWTLDEAASRPLIRQAVELGINFYDTANAYSDGTSEEIVGRALRDFAKRDEIVVATKVHYASRQAPNVGGLSRKAILYEIDASLSRLGMDYVDLYQIHRWDPATPIEETMEALHDVVKAGKARYIGASSMFAWQFAKAQFVAQREGWTRFVSMQPEINLLYREEEREMLPLCRDECIGVLPWSPLARGRLARPWGEQTARMTSDSFGASLFAQTQEADRRVAEALAEVAARRAAPRAQVALAWLLQKPGVTAPIIGASKSGHLHDAVASLELTLTDEEISILEGPYVPHAVVGFE; translated from the coding sequence ATGCAATACGCGCGTTTAGGCAAGACGGGCCTCACAGTTTCCCGCATTTGCCTCGGCTGCATGACTTACGGCATCCCCTTTCGGGGGGCTCATCCGTGGACGCTTGACGAAGCGGCAAGTCGGCCGTTGATTCGCCAAGCCGTAGAGCTCGGTATCAATTTTTATGACACCGCAAACGCATATTCCGATGGCACGTCTGAGGAAATCGTCGGCCGTGCATTGCGCGATTTTGCAAAACGCGACGAGATCGTCGTGGCGACCAAAGTGCATTACGCGTCGCGTCAAGCACCAAACGTGGGCGGACTTTCCCGAAAAGCGATTTTGTATGAGATCGACGCCAGCTTGTCCCGCCTCGGGATGGACTATGTCGACCTATATCAAATCCACAGATGGGATCCGGCGACACCCATCGAGGAAACGATGGAGGCACTACATGACGTTGTGAAAGCGGGCAAGGCCCGATACATCGGGGCCTCATCGATGTTTGCGTGGCAGTTTGCCAAGGCCCAATTCGTCGCACAGAGGGAGGGGTGGACACGGTTCGTGAGCATGCAGCCCGAGATCAATTTGCTCTATCGCGAAGAGGAACGCGAGATGTTGCCGCTTTGCCGGGACGAATGCATTGGTGTGCTGCCCTGGAGCCCTTTGGCTCGAGGGCGCCTTGCAAGACCGTGGGGCGAACAGACCGCACGCATGACCAGTGATAGTTTTGGGGCAAGCCTGTTTGCGCAAACGCAGGAGGCGGACCGACGGGTAGCGGAGGCTCTTGCCGAAGTCGCGGCGCGGCGAGCGGCGCCACGTGCGCAGGTCGCGCTGGCATGGCTACTGCAAAAGCCGGGCGTCACGGCTCCCATCATCGGCGCCTCGAAATCTGGTCATTTGCATGACGCGGTTGCATCACTTGAGCTGACGCTTACCGACGAAGAAATTTCAATACTCGAGGGCCCTTACGTGCCCCATGCGGTCGTGGGTTTCGAGTAA
- a CDS encoding beta-ketoacyl synthase, which yields MLEIAITGIGVISPIGSSETEVLESLLGLKSGISAFDSPDMARPFPIGAVNAQFNEAFTRVELPFLDRTTQMAILASRQATENAGLANFSTFGDRAGVFYGTVRGGGATEWEGIRQFYLEGRKTAKPYVIMGCMANAAASQISIRHQILGPTACHSSACSSSGAAIADACRHIRGGELDIAVAGGAESALQPMFLGAWDGLRALADVDHMPSQSCRPFSRRRTGLVLGEGSVFYVLESREHAERRNAPILAFIDGWGIASDGHHIGAPHQRGQIAAMRAALKGARINASQLGYINAHATATRGGDPIEVAALKEVLGDATHTVPVSATKALHAHMLGAASAMEMLVCILAMRHSFIPATAFLDDLDPECTGLYHVPETILNHPVRYAMTLSAGFGGTNAALVVRSAKET from the coding sequence ATGCTTGAAATTGCCATTACGGGCATTGGAGTCATCTCCCCTATTGGGTCCTCCGAGACGGAGGTTCTCGAAAGTCTTCTTGGTCTGAAATCCGGGATCAGTGCCTTTGACTCACCAGATATGGCGCGTCCCTTTCCCATCGGGGCAGTAAACGCTCAGTTCAATGAGGCGTTCACGCGGGTTGAACTCCCGTTTCTTGATCGTACTACGCAGATGGCGATCCTGGCATCGCGCCAGGCGACAGAAAACGCTGGACTTGCCAACTTTTCCACGTTTGGCGACCGTGCAGGGGTTTTTTACGGCACGGTCCGTGGTGGTGGCGCCACTGAATGGGAGGGCATACGACAGTTTTACTTAGAGGGCCGCAAGACGGCGAAGCCCTACGTGATCATGGGTTGCATGGCCAATGCAGCAGCATCGCAGATTTCGATCCGTCATCAAATTCTGGGCCCGACAGCGTGTCATTCATCCGCATGCTCGTCCTCGGGTGCGGCGATCGCTGACGCCTGCCGGCATATCCGCGGTGGTGAATTGGACATTGCCGTTGCCGGCGGCGCGGAGTCCGCTCTTCAGCCCATGTTCCTGGGTGCCTGGGATGGATTGCGCGCCTTGGCGGATGTAGATCACATGCCTTCGCAGAGTTGCCGGCCTTTTTCTCGCAGGCGCACAGGTTTAGTCTTGGGCGAGGGAAGCGTGTTTTATGTGTTGGAGTCCCGTGAACACGCGGAGCGTCGCAATGCGCCAATTCTTGCTTTCATTGATGGCTGGGGCATCGCGTCGGACGGGCATCACATTGGCGCTCCGCATCAGCGGGGCCAAATCGCCGCCATGCGCGCCGCGCTGAAGGGTGCCAGGATCAACGCGTCACAACTCGGTTACATCAATGCGCACGCAACTGCCACGCGCGGCGGCGACCCTATTGAGGTTGCGGCATTGAAAGAAGTGCTCGGTGACGCAACGCACACTGTTCCAGTCAGTGCAACAAAGGCCCTTCATGCCCATATGCTCGGAGCCGCAAGCGCCATGGAAATGCTCGTGTGTATTTTGGCTATGCGCCATTCCTTTATCCCTGCAACGGCATTTCTGGACGACCTGGACCCTGAGTGCACCGGGCTCTACCACGTCCCCGAAACGATCCTGAATCATCCCGTACGGTACGCCATGACGCTGTCTGCAGGGTTTGGGGGAACAAATGCTGCGTTGGTCGTACGTTCGGCGAAGGAGACCTGA
- a CDS encoding acyl carrier protein — protein MSQVWDQNRIIDAIKSITHKTFDIDLTGKPDSMHIAEIGLDSMGVLDVIMTLEDSMGCKLKDIDLPKNPTLIDVANMVIKNIKAPSHA, from the coding sequence ATGAGCCAAGTCTGGGATCAAAACCGAATCATTGATGCTATTAAAAGCATAACTCATAAAACGTTTGACATCGATCTGACGGGCAAGCCCGACTCGATGCATATCGCGGAGATTGGGCTCGATTCGATGGGTGTGCTTGACGTCATTATGACTCTCGAAGATTCGATGGGTTGCAAGCTCAAAGATATTGATTTACCGAAAAACCCGACATTGATCGATGTCGCGAACATGGTCATTAAAAATATAAAAGCTCCAAGTCATGCTTGA
- a CDS encoding HD domain-containing phosphohydrolase, whose translation MHPTAIDQGWVREPVIIIVDDQSTNCHLLAEIAHGFCPDGKILSFDDPLAAVAYANAHQVDLVLTDYRMPQMNGVALIRTLRTMKHLNEPPIICVTAIDDLKVRYEALDAGANDYLSRPLDYRECAARCRNLLNMRRFQLATLHHAKELENRVEQVVQDLQKKKMETLFRLAKVAEQRDTDTGGHLNRIGRYSRLLARKMGCEESFATMMELAAPLHDIGKVAIPDNILLAERVLTPDEWAVMKTHTIIGHAMLSGGDSEDLMIAAEIARFHHEKFDGSGYPDGLSGQGIPISARILAVVDVYDALTSKRPYKKAWPNEEAIAYLRAQAGKHLDPELVNIFLSCRPDIDKIRVHLQ comes from the coding sequence ATGCATCCGACAGCTATCGACCAAGGATGGGTCCGCGAGCCCGTTATTATCATCGTTGATGATCAATCGACAAACTGCCATCTGTTGGCGGAAATTGCGCACGGATTCTGTCCGGACGGAAAAATTCTTTCTTTTGATGACCCCCTGGCTGCGGTAGCCTACGCAAACGCGCATCAAGTTGATCTTGTGTTGACTGATTATCGTATGCCGCAAATGAATGGCGTAGCGTTAATACGCACACTCAGAACCATGAAGCACCTGAATGAACCGCCAATCATCTGCGTGACCGCAATCGATGATCTGAAAGTTCGTTATGAAGCCCTCGACGCGGGTGCGAATGATTATTTAAGTCGACCGCTTGACTATCGCGAATGCGCCGCGCGCTGCCGCAATCTATTAAATATGCGGCGATTTCAGCTCGCAACACTGCATCATGCGAAGGAACTTGAAAATCGCGTCGAGCAAGTTGTTCAGGATCTGCAGAAGAAGAAAATGGAAACCCTGTTTCGCTTAGCCAAAGTGGCGGAACAGCGCGACACAGATACAGGTGGCCATCTCAATCGCATCGGGCGTTACTCGAGGTTGTTGGCGCGAAAAATGGGCTGCGAAGAATCGTTCGCGACAATGATGGAGTTGGCAGCACCGCTCCACGATATCGGAAAAGTTGCCATTCCTGATAATATTCTTTTGGCGGAGCGCGTTTTGACGCCAGATGAGTGGGCAGTTATGAAAACGCACACGATCATCGGACACGCCATGCTTTCTGGTGGAGATTCAGAGGACTTGATGATCGCCGCAGAGATTGCTAGGTTTCATCATGAGAAGTTCGATGGAAGTGGATACCCGGACGGACTGTCGGGACAAGGTATTCCCATCTCCGCGAGGATCCTCGCAGTGGTCGACGTTTACGATGCGTTGACATCCAAGAGGCCGTACAAAAAGGCGTGGCCGAATGAGGAGGCTATCGCCTACTTGCGGGCGCAAGCGGGGAAGCACTTGGATCCGGAATTGGTTAATATTTTTCTTTCGTGCCGGCCCGACATCGATAAAATCCGGGTGCATTTGCAGTAG
- a CDS encoding IS1634 family transposase, translating into MFIKITTSGGRRYVQLVESYRDESGRVKKRTVATLGRADQAGSQLESVIRGLQRLRGDMPPEAGAVATVADVRFESSRALGDVWALTELWDELGFGELRRVFGRTRSRIDVEGLVRLMVLNRLCDPTSKLGVLRWLQTVALPRFAPKEVTHQQLLRAMDALVEHQDRVQAALAGLLRPLIDQDLSVVFYDMTTIGVEGETELAGDLRQFGISKDGGIRRQFMLGVVQTAEGLPLTHRVWEGNTAEAPTLSTVVQEVLALYPVKRVVLVADRGLLSLDNLEWLRGQRVGGTEQPLEFILAVPGRRYAEFSEILEPIHAQRCAAATREVLGETRWQDMRLVWAHDPRRALEQTAARRQHIEELTQEAQRRAGKLDAQEGGTAFRGRRLSDSGAKAWLYRAVSEAHLGSIIKVDLQSDLFTYVIDDKALARAELNDGKLLLVTNVPELSALEVLRRYKSLADIERGFKILKSEIEIAPVFHRLPDRIRAHALICFIALVLYRVMRMRLKDAGSKLSPERALEQLRRIQYHQVHLGGERRDGTSSLSDADHAILQGLKLPKPAIDDQLALL; encoded by the coding sequence ATGTTTATCAAGATCACCACCTCCGGCGGTCGCCGCTATGTCCAGCTCGTGGAGTCCTACCGGGATGAGAGCGGGCGGGTGAAGAAACGCACGGTGGCCACCCTGGGGCGCGCCGACCAAGCTGGCAGCCAGCTTGAGAGCGTGATCCGCGGCCTGCAGCGACTTCGCGGCGACATGCCGCCGGAGGCCGGCGCGGTGGCGACCGTGGCCGACGTGCGGTTCGAGTCCAGCCGCGCCCTGGGCGACGTATGGGCGCTGACCGAGCTGTGGGACGAATTGGGATTCGGCGAGCTGCGCCGGGTTTTTGGTCGCACGCGCAGCCGCATCGACGTCGAGGGGCTGGTGCGCCTGATGGTGCTCAACCGCCTGTGCGATCCGACATCCAAGCTCGGGGTGCTGCGCTGGCTGCAGACGGTGGCGCTGCCGCGCTTTGCGCCCAAGGAAGTGACGCACCAGCAACTGCTGCGGGCGATGGACGCGCTGGTCGAACACCAGGACCGCGTGCAGGCGGCGCTGGCCGGGTTGCTGCGCCCGCTGATCGACCAGGACCTGTCGGTGGTGTTCTACGACATGACCACCATCGGCGTGGAGGGCGAGACCGAGCTGGCCGGCGACCTACGCCAGTTCGGCATATCCAAGGACGGCGGCATTCGCCGCCAGTTCATGCTCGGAGTGGTGCAGACGGCCGAGGGACTGCCGCTGACGCATCGGGTCTGGGAAGGGAACACGGCCGAGGCACCGACGCTCAGCACCGTGGTTCAAGAGGTTCTGGCGCTGTACCCGGTCAAGCGCGTGGTGCTGGTGGCCGATCGCGGTCTGCTCAGCCTGGACAATCTGGAGTGGCTGCGCGGGCAACGCGTGGGCGGCACCGAGCAGCCACTGGAGTTCATCCTGGCCGTGCCGGGGCGGCGTTATGCCGAATTCTCGGAGATTCTGGAGCCGATCCACGCGCAGCGCTGCGCGGCAGCCACCCGCGAGGTCCTCGGCGAGACCCGCTGGCAGGACATGCGCCTGGTCTGGGCCCACGATCCGCGCCGCGCCCTGGAACAAACCGCAGCGCGCCGCCAGCATATCGAAGAACTCACGCAGGAAGCCCAGCGGCGTGCTGGCAAGCTTGATGCGCAAGAAGGCGGCACCGCCTTCAGAGGCCGGCGCCTGAGCGACTCCGGTGCTAAGGCCTGGCTGTACCGCGCGGTCTCCGAGGCGCATCTGGGCTCGATCATCAAGGTCGACCTGCAATCGGATCTGTTCACCTACGTCATCGACGACAAGGCGCTGGCGCGTGCAGAACTCAACGACGGCAAGCTGTTGTTGGTGACCAATGTGCCAGAGTTGTCGGCGCTTGAGGTTCTGCGACGCTACAAGAGCCTGGCCGACATCGAGCGCGGCTTCAAGATTCTCAAATCCGAGATCGAGATCGCCCCGGTGTTCCACCGCTTGCCCGACCGCATCCGTGCCCATGCGCTGATCTGCTTCATCGCTCTGGTGCTGTACCGCGTCATGCGCATGCGCCTCAAGGACGCCGGCTCCAAGCTGTCGCCCGAACGTGCACTCGAGCAACTGCGGCGCATCCAATACCACCAGGTCCACCTCGGCGGCGAGCGCCGCGACGGCACGTCCTCGCTCAGCGACGCCGACCACGCCATCCTCCAAGGACTCAAGCTCCCGAAACCCGCCATCGACGACCAACTCGCACTCCTGTAG